A stretch of DNA from Xiphophorus maculatus strain JP 163 A chromosome 8, X_maculatus-5.0-male, whole genome shotgun sequence:
TTAGTAGAGAAtagtctagagcaggggtccccaaactttttcCTGCGAGGGCCACATAGCTGTTCCTTTCTCTGCTCGGGGGCCGGTCTTAGTTTTTGGAGAAAGATACCTTAGAAACTTATTGtcggcgggggggggggggggggggggggctgttctgtctttgaaactgtcgacggggggggggggggggggggttgctgaCTACGACACATTCGCGGTCGCTTTTAGAtagatttttacccagaatggaaatggaaaaaaccgTGAGTGAAACGGTGACTGGGACTGACTAGTATATATTTGAgggaaagttagtttaacatctgctcaagagccccctggtggttgaagagaaatccacaaaccagaaaatacaatatatgaaaaaatacactgaatgctCTCTGGTATGAGGAGGCGGGCCAGATCCGGCATTGCCAGACCAAATGACGcaggccgtagtttggggacccctggtctagagagtttttcattttgtaattgtgataaatagtagggtttacagtaaatggagactgttatttgtcatgtaaacaaataattatctagtttgcattgctgcttgatccttcagcatcagcagcaagatTCTTTTAACTCTGTTCCTGTAGTGGTGTCCTGAACTCAACACAGTAAAGTCACTGTGCTAACTAAGGTTGCTAACTAGGGTGCTGAGAGCCCAGTAGGCCTGGTCCTTGTCAAGATGCTGCTACtgtctttgaaatcaaatttctgctatttttgcacGTTCAGGAGGAGAAGGGCAACACATCACAGGTGAGTCCCTTTCACGGTTTCAACTGAAGTTAGCTAACTTTAACCAactgacaaagaaatgtgtagtttctgagccatgctgtttatgtacatgcactgcagctagatatttttactatatggaacatttaatcttcacagatgcaacacttccattaatgtttctgtaggAACGGCTGCATAGATTATATTTCTGGTCTACTTCAGACTACATGTGcttaaagttattgttaatggcagaagcaactttttccaagtttggttcaataattaatttgaattactttgagtgtgaaatgttcatgcatgcaagttaaatctctgaagaacatgttagcttttgtttcaatacTTTGGTAATACTTAGAAGTATAAAGCTTGGCATCagagatattatttaatattttcctttgacctCTTGACTCTCACACCCAAAATACTTGCACTAAAGTCACTGGGTCCATGACAGTTGAAGGATTTGAAGAtaagagaatttaaatattaatattttacagcttttctcagtttgggtgcatctctcagaacagaattgaaattcttaaaactacctgttcaatcttcaaattactgtgtcacttctgcacatcaacaaatttgttttgcaagttttgcttttgtacatcATGTAGCTGGTTATGTACACTTCTATGCttttataattgtaatttgcttttatcgtcttgatcaaaatatgttaaccctcctgttgtcctcgggtcaaaatgacccgccactgtgttaaacccccccccccccaaacaatcccctaaatgtaatttttttaacttgagattttaagacttttcctaGATTGGCCCAGACAatagaaaaagttcagtgttgcttttattctcatttccatgtaagctgtacaaaaaaaggtacaaagatggtcttcaggtcaaaatgacccgtgaggcaaatggagttgaaatcaaggtcacagagttatttacaaaccataaaatgttacaaagttttaGTTGTGTCTCAGATCAATCAGTAGCAGAAGTGAGCAGAGAGTGGAAGGCCAATTTTCCGAGCCACAATGCCAGTCAAACTCTTTCACACCTACTCAAGACTGATGCGATTTGATGACCGTGAATCAAGACCAGCAAGACGTATGACAGACAAACTTGCAGCCATAAGAGAGGTATGGGACAAGTGGGTGGAGCGGTTGCCCTACCTCTACAATCCAGAGCCTGATGTAACAGTGGATGAGCAACTGGTTCCATTTAGAggtaatctgttttcatatttgtaataaaagtgattttcactattgatttctttgactgttttctgtgacaCTGATACTAATCACTGATGCTAATGTCTTTTGTCCAAAGGTTGTTGTCCTTTCCGGCAGTATATGCCCAGCAAGCCAGCAAAATATGGGATCAAGTCATGGGTGGCTTCTGAATCAAGCTATGCTTGGAAAATGCAAGTCTATACTGGGAAGTCAACCAGTGGATGCCCAGAGAAGAACCAGGGGTTGCGAGTTGTGCTTGATGTGACAGAGGGACTGAGGGGTCACAATGTGACATGTGACAATTTCTTCAACTCTTATGAACTCGGACAGCAGCTCCTGAAGAGGAAGATCACCATGGTTGGTACAGTTCAAAAGAACAAGCCTGAGCTCCCACCTGCACTGCTTGGGTCAAAGGAGAGAGAGGTCTTCTCCTCAAAGTTTGCCTTCACACCCACCACCACTCTAGTTTCCTacctcccaaagaaaaacaagaatgtagtTCTTCTGAGCACACTGCACAAAGACGGCGACATTAGTGACCGTGAGGACAGGAAGCCAATCATCATCCTGGAATAAAACCGAAACAAAGGAGGTGTGGACAACCTAGATAAGGTGATTGGAGCATATAGCTGCAGAAGAATGACTGCCCGCTGGCCCCTGGTCATCTTCCACAACATCATTGATGTGTCCTCCTACAATGCCTTTGTGATTTGGATAGAGATCAACCCAACCTGGATGTCTCATAAGCACAACAAGAAGAGGGTGTTCCTGGAGCAGCTAGGAAAGGCACTTGTAACTCCACTCATTGAAAGAAGGAAGCATGTCCCCCACACAGAAGCCTCAGCAGCAGTTGTGAAAGCTATTCagagtgcagcagctcctgatcaacCTGAGGATCCATCTACCACAGCCACTTCCTCAGCTAAGCCAAGTAAGAGGAAGAGATGTCAGTTCTGCCCtcagactgtaaaacacatactgtgtgctgcaggtgtaaGAAATATATCTGCAAAGGCTGTGCACTTGCATACTGCCCTACATGTGCCAATTAGTTGAATgggttatgttatttttcatatttttgtattgtacatcctcttgttcactggagaaaagtaaaagaaaattagtcactgtgatgaataaaaatgcattcgaaactcattttgcacattttttttcttaagctatagaaattcaagtggagagggaaaagtcaagtattcacacattttgtggtgAGTGACAATATACAAGATagaatttggtgtttaaaattcaattaagctgCTTATATTGGGGGTTTATTGAagacgggtcattttgacccggaGGATaaagggtgtatacagaaaatgAGGACAACAGGACAACAACGTGTCTGTGTTGAATTCTCAACTTCCAAAATAGCATCAGTTCATTGTGTAAGTCTTAACATGCATAAGTCTTAAAGTTGTCATAATGTGAatcatatattaattaatttatattctattattttctaaatctgtcctgAATTGGTAAATTGCTCCCAAGTGAGTCCTGAGTTTCTCTAACAGGTCAGTGTATGAACCATTAGCTCAACCAACgatcaaccagttttctgaaacagattggAGGTGCATCTTGTGAACCATCAGTTGGCAACATTATGCTCTATATagtcagaacacaacacaatgttacATGTCTGAGAACTGATGAACAAGTATCTGGGCAGAGTGAAcagccagagagaagaagaggagtgaggctgaggaggaaatagttgggaggaaagcagaagaagagtcagaagAGGCTGAGGACATCTGCCAGTTTCCATCAGTCCAACATCAGGACATGGCTGagacccacaacatgatgctgatgGAGGTCCTCCCACCCTACTGTTCATTCCTTAACCCcactgaggaaaaaagattCCTCAGTGGAGTTAAGGAACAAAGTGactatggaaattaaaatgtaatgtaatttctacAGCACTGTACAGTTTTCCTTGAGGAGATTGTCCTGTGgctccttttctactttttttgttctctgcatttctgtctttttctttctgaatcaccatggcatggtccatgaataaattatagcaaaagcgtaaatcagtgtttctcaatcctggtcttcagcgtcaccctgtcctgcaggtttaggtatttcccttctgccacacacctgaattGTATCTCTGGATGATTAAcaagcttctgcagtacttgattgtcatccaatcatttgaatcagctgttctggagtagaggcacatctaaaacatgcagagcaggggggcgttgaggaccagggttgagaaacactggcgtAAATGATCCTTTTGTAGTCTCTTCTCATGACTAATCGATTTGACTGTCTTATCTGTACATAGAGAGACtataacttattattttgagtcactgatatgttaacagacaggattttaagagctgaactaaggattttgaaagcaaacaaatgctatttttcctgtttctacaaattgttttgagaaatgcgcttactgttttgtaaatgccaacaatgactcgagaaatgcaccaaaagtgactgagaaaaactaacctagcataaattgtctcagctgtatcaatttgtttgcctgtatgaaaagtgttcacatttacagctttgtttctgctagCTTGCAGGAAATGTAACTTACATAAATGGTTGAAGACAACCTATTGGCCTTCATGAGACTCAGATAAATGGTGAGTATCTATTTCATAAATTGCCTAAaacagttatatttgtttttatttgttttttgtttgtgtattttgtctggTTGCAGACCAGAGGATCACACCtgttgacaacaaacaaaggtttaactactgaattttcagtcagaaatgatcaCACCACCTGGTTGAAGTACCTGTGTCCATATGCAAGTCAacaaaggtgaaacaaacatttaagcgaataagatgttcatgtagtgcatctttctaactttttctttttgttttccagcagagaggaaacacccGATTGACAACATGCGAGTCTCAATTTCAACCTGTGACTGGGAAGACTACAACCATCCTGAGCAACGTCTGATCTCAGCGACTTGTGACtctcaacccagaacaagaatccttttatcaccattttgtcttctacaatatgttatctcttatgtggacacatactgtttgttttgtttttgttttccagatctcagtaataccgtgaggaaactggacataaaatagaatcagttctttttttaacttgactttttaaatagaaattgtttctttaagtggattactcgtaatctgtatttttgtttaattagaaattattttctttataactttctgTATAGAAATGCTTGACAAGTTACACTTCCTTGGTTGTTGTACTATAATTTgtatggtaaaattctggtaGGAACAGA
This window harbors:
- the LOC111609476 gene encoding piggyBac transposable element-derived protein 3-like, which translates into the protein MPVKLFHTYSRLMRFDDRESRPARRMTDKLAAIREVWDKWVERLPYLYNPEPDVTVDEQLVPFRGCCPFRQYMPSKPAKYGIKSWVASESSYAWKMQVYTGKSTSGCPEKNQGLRVVLDVTEGLRGHNVTCDNFFNSYELGQQLLKRKITMVGTVQKNKPELPPALLGSKEREVFSSKFAFTPTTTLVSYLPKKNKNVVLLSTLHKDGDISDREDRKPIIILE